From the Desulfomicrobium escambiense DSM 10707 genome, one window contains:
- a CDS encoding ECF transporter S component: MKNIRIAALSITALACLTTLFVRIPLPSRGYFNVGDVAVVFGGLVLGFMNPRQGALWALAACGVGSALADVLSGFAVFAPLTFLAKGAEGALAALAASRSGATQYAMLALGGLAMIAVYFIGETLMPNIGLQGAAAEILANVIQAVGGAVGGLFAAKALKKTGMI, translated from the coding sequence ATGAAAAATATCCGCATCGCCGCCCTGTCCATCACGGCCCTGGCCTGCCTGACGACCCTCTTCGTGCGCATCCCCCTGCCCAGCCGGGGCTACTTCAACGTCGGCGACGTGGCCGTGGTCTTCGGCGGCCTGGTGCTGGGCTTCATGAACCCGCGCCAGGGGGCGCTCTGGGCCCTGGCCGCCTGCGGCGTGGGCTCGGCCCTGGCCGACGTCCTGAGCGGTTTCGCCGTCTTTGCCCCCCTGACCTTCCTGGCCAAGGGCGCCGAAGGGGCCCTGGCCGCGCTGGCGGCAAGCCGCAGCGGCGCGACGCAGTACGCCATGCTCGCCCTGGGCGGCCTGGCCATGATCGCCGTGTATTTCATCGGGGAGACGCTGATGCCCAACATCGGCCTGCAGGGCGCGGCAGCCGAGATCCTGGCCAACGTGATCCAGGCCGTCGGCGGCGCCGTCGGCGGCCTCTTCGCCGCCAAGGCCCTCAAAAAGACGGGAATGATCTGA